From Mesorhizobium sp. Pch-S:
GAAAGGACGACGAGTTGAGGACCTTGTGGGTGCGTGCATAAAGATCGGGCCGGTTCTTCTTCAACCACAGGATCTTCGGTCCGACCGACTGTGATGTGAGTGAATTGCCGCCCGATCGGATCAGCTCTTCAAGACCGATCTCATTCGTGAGTTCCTCGATCTCGACTGCCGCGCGAGTGTCGACACCGTAGAGCACGGCGTTCATCAGCGGTTCGCCGTCGGCATCCACCGGCAGCATGCACGGACCAATGCCGCTGGTTCCGACCGAGCGGATATCGGCGGGGGCAACGCCGCTCGTTGCGATCAACTCCTTGCTGATCGAGCAGAATTCGAGCCACCAGTCGCGCACGGCGTCGTGCTCGGCCCAACCCGGACGCGGCACGAGCATCTTGTGCGGCCGCGTCGCGGTCGCGGCGATGACACCGTGACCGTCGACGAGGACGCCCTTGGACTCGTATGTCCCGATATCGATTCCAAGATAGTATGACATCAGGTGTAGAGATCGCGATCGAGGCTGAACTTGGAATCGATCCGCCGGATACCGGCGACCAGCAGCCTGGTCAGCCCTTCGAGGTCGCGCAGGTCGCACATTTCGAGCGCCGTATGGGTGTAGCGGCAAGGGAAGCAGAGATCGATGCAGGCGACCCCTTCGCCGACCAGCTGCACATAGGATGAATCGGTCAGCGCGCCGGTGTGTGCCGTGCGCTGCAGGTTGATGTCCTCGGCTTTCGCGGTCTCGTCGAAAAGACGCGGCAGAGCCGGGTGCGGGATCGTTCCGTTCAGCGTGCCGCGGCCGTGGAAGGAATAGAGAGCCATGGCAGGTCCCGCGCCCAACTCGACCTCGCCGCGATGCGCCATGTCAGGGGTGTCGGAGTTGAGCGCGAGATCCAGCTGGATCGCGATGTCGGGCTTGATTGCCTGGGCCGCGACCATTGCGCCGCGCAGGTTGAATTCCTCCAGAACGGCGAAGACGAAATGCACGGTCGGCCGGGCGTCGCTCCTGGCAAGCTGGCGTGCGACCTCCATGACGACGGCACACCCGGCGCGGTCGTCGACGGAGGTTCCGATCAGACGGTTTTCGTTGAGATGGATGACGCGTGGATCATAGACCACGGGCGTTCCGATCTCGATACCCAGGGCACGCACCGCGTCGGCATCCTGGGCGCCGACATCGATGAAGAGATCGGCATAGGGTGTGACCTTGTATTTCTCTTCGGCCGGCGTGGCGTGATGGCTCTTGTTGGCGATGACGCCGTGCACGTCCTTGCCCTCGCCAACGCAGAACAGAACCGCCTGCGCTGGCAGGGCTTTTTCCGGAATGCCGCCGAGACGCTCGATGCGGACCAGGCCGTTGGCTTCTATCTTGCGCACGATGAAGCCGAGCTGGTCGATATGAGCGAACAGCATCACCGAGGGTGCTGCTTCATCACCTTCCAGCGTGGCGATCAGATTGCCGAGTTTGTCCGTGCGCAGTTTCAGCGGCAGGTCGGCAAGCTCGCGGGCGATCAGGCGGCGCACGCGATCCTCATGGCCCGACAGGCCAGGAGTGAGCATCAGGGTTTCGAGCAGGGAGCGGAGACGCGCCTTCATGAGGGCTTGGCCTTTCGTTGGAACAGCGTGGCAAAACCGACCGATCCGGCAGCCGCGCGCAGTGACATGACGGCCACCAGAAGGCCGCCGAAGAAAAGATCGCGTGAGAACGCGCTGAAGGAGAGGCTGTTCAGCCCGCTCGAGATGAACTGCAGGCTGATCACCGCCAGCACCACGCCAGCGACGGTGCCGAAACCGCCCGCCGGGCTCACGCCGGCCAGGATGTTGATGAGGATCACCAGCAGCAGATAGGACGAGCCGTAGTCGGCATTGGCCGAGTTCACGCGGGCCAGCACGACAAGCCCGGCAAGTGCAGCGATGAAACCGGTGATGGCATAGATGCGGATCAGCAGTCCGCGTTCACGGATGCCGGCAAATCTGGCGGCGACCGGATTGGCACCGAAGAGCCGCAACCTCAGACCAACTGGCGTTCGTCTCAACAGGACGGAAAGCGCCAGCGCAACGAGGGCGAAGAGCAGCAGCGGCAGAGGCAGGATGCCGCCAATCGACCAGTTGCCGAAAGCCGTGTACCAATCCGGCAAACCGGTGATCGCCGGACCACGGGTGATGGCAATGCCGAAGCCGGCAAAGAGCTGCATCGTGCCAAGGGTGGCAAGGATCGGTGGTAGCCGCAGATAGGCAATCAGAAAGCCATTGAACGCGCCGCATGCCGTGCCCACGGCGAGTGCGGCGGGGATGGCAAGCCAGGCCAGTTCGGGCGCGGCTTTCATGATGACGGCAGCTGTGATGGCGGCAAGGTTCGCGGTGGCCACCACAGAGAGGTCGATGCCGCCTGATATCATCGTCGGCAGCACCGCCAGCGCCAGCAGCCCGAACTCGGGAAACTGGAAGCCCATCGAGTTCAGATTGGTCGCGGTCAGGAAGCTCGGGGAGGCCACGGCCAGCACGGCGAAGATCAGCACTGTCAGAACAGCGAGGCTCTTCAGGTAGCTGTTCGTCGTGTCTTGTCTGGCGTTCATGTTTCCTCCCACTCGCCGCGCCGGTCTCAGTGACCCCGCGCAGTCTTGACGATGCGCATGAACTCCTTGGCCCGTTCCGGATCGACAGCCTTCCAGGTGTCGCCGTCGATCTTCAGCGAAGAGCCGACGATGCAGCCGTCCGCGATCTTGAGGATGTCGGCGACGGTGTTGTGGCGCACCCCGGTATTGGCGAGCACCGGTGTGGTCGACAGGACCGCCTTCACCGATTCCAGCGCGTTCATCTCCGCTG
This genomic window contains:
- a CDS encoding M42 family metallopeptidase, which codes for MKARLRSLLETLMLTPGLSGHEDRVRRLIARELADLPLKLRTDKLGNLIATLEGDEAAPSVMLFAHIDQLGFIVRKIEANGLVRIERLGGIPEKALPAQAVLFCVGEGKDVHGVIANKSHHATPAEEKYKVTPYADLFIDVGAQDADAVRALGIEIGTPVVYDPRVIHLNENRLIGTSVDDRAGCAVVMEVARQLARSDARPTVHFVFAVLEEFNLRGAMVAAQAIKPDIAIQLDLALNSDTPDMAHRGEVELGAGPAMALYSFHGRGTLNGTIPHPALPRLFDETAKAEDINLQRTAHTGALTDSSYVQLVGEGVACIDLCFPCRYTHTALEMCDLRDLEGLTRLLVAGIRRIDSKFSLDRDLYT
- a CDS encoding ABC transporter permease; this translates as MNARQDTTNSYLKSLAVLTVLIFAVLAVASPSFLTATNLNSMGFQFPEFGLLALAVLPTMISGGIDLSVVATANLAAITAAVIMKAAPELAWLAIPAALAVGTACGAFNGFLIAYLRLPPILATLGTMQLFAGFGIAITRGPAITGLPDWYTAFGNWSIGGILPLPLLLFALVALALSVLLRRTPVGLRLRLFGANPVAARFAGIRERGLLIRIYAITGFIAALAGLVVLARVNSANADYGSSYLLLVILINILAGVSPAGGFGTVAGVVLAVISLQFISSGLNSLSFSAFSRDLFFGGLLVAVMSLRAAAGSVGFATLFQRKAKPS